GAATACTTGAATGCCAAGCGATGAATTTTCAAAATAAACTTTTGCCTTTGTATGTTTTTCATCATCTTCTTTGTTTTGAAGAGATTGATAAAGCGAATAGATCGCTCGCACTCTTGTTGATCCGTCAATGATCTGCAGTTTTCCTTCGCTTGTTTTATTTGCGACAATCATCGGCAAAAACACTCGTTTCTTATCCATCCCATTTATCATATATTTGCGTAGAGCCTGAACATGCTCCTTCATCGAAGTCCTTAAAATGATATGATCTTCTTCAAATTGCTTAGCTAAATAAGGAAGAGTCATATATTCAATCGTTTGTTTAGCATTCAAGTTTTTTCTCTCCCTTCTCAGCTAAGCTCGCCAAAAATGTATTCGTCAGTTTGATAATGGTTTGTTGTGTTGAATGGTTATTTAACCTCTTTTTACGCTGATCATAAAAAGGGGCAAATAAAGAATCATCATGCTTCCATGTGGTAACATTTTTTAGTTTTTTCAGCTCATCTATTGCCTGAAAATAGGTATAGCCATGTGATGAAACTAATTGATAAATCACAAATGCTAGTGCAATTTGTACACCAGATAGCCCACACGCATATCGGAATCGATTACCTCCTTGCTTCGGAAACAGCTCAGCCCATACTTTAAAGAACTTATATGCGATCGGCTCCATTTCCTCCTCATTACAATATGAAAGCTTAGGCTGTCCCTCCTTATGAGTAAGAATTCCTTCAAATAAGGCAAGTAAGCAGCGTCTCATAATTACTAGTGAAGTAATGCTACTGTTTTGTGCCGATAAACGGGAAAGCTCTGTTTCAATATCGAGTAAATGGTGTAGTTTATTTGCTATGTTTCTTACCAAGATGACATATTGTTCTCGTTGATCATATTTCATAATCAAGCCGCTATGTGCATTTTTTCGCTCGGTGTTAATGTCGGTGAAAAGCTGTCTCTCGTCCTGGGTGGTTAAATTCAAATAAATTTGCATGGTAACAGTGAAGTTTTCGAGCTTTTGTATCGCTCGATCAATAGAGGAAATTTCTTCTTGTTTTCCTTGAGGCATTTCTTCAAGTGCTTCTTTTTTAACATATAAATGTCTAAGTGCAGAAGTTAGTGCTGAGCTTCTGTGTTGTCCTTCTAGGATCATCAATTTCGACCCTGGCTTGATCTCCCAGCCATCTCCTTCTCTCACTAAGCATCTCCTTGCCGAGTAAACAAAGGGCGAAAAGTAGAAGGTCTCTTCATGTACTGTATTTAAGATATATTCCTTAATTGCATTTCGTCGTCTATGATCCAATTCACGCTGCACATGTGAATCCACTTCAAAAATACTTTGCAAATACTTAAAAGGCATTTCCGTTACCAACAGTTCATGACCAAACTGTTCAAAATAGATTCCCTTCAGCTTTGTTCTTAACTCCTCATTCATTGTTTTATCACTCCTTGTCCTATTTCTATTATAAGATATACATTAATTTTAATTTGTAAAATATTTGTAAAACTTTACATTATTTTGTGTTTATTTGTAAACAGGTCTCATTCCAGGTTGAGTAGATTCCTGGTTCATATCTATAACCTTGACACAATCATAAATATATGCTTTTTCATCTAATAAAAAGAATGAGTGACTCAATTAAGCTGTTTTGGATCGGTTTATAGTACATCGTTTTTACTTGTTTAAAAGTACTAGATCCCTTTCATTTAGAACTGGTTTTCTACGATATTCTATTTGAGAGACAAGTCTGCGTTGTTGCTTGCTATGATCACAGTAAGTGGTTGTTCTTTTTACTCACACTCAACTATACTGTTTTAATTGTTTTAATTCATATGTATTTGCTTTGTAAATAACAAAAGGAGAAGTGCACCAACACTTCTCCCGTCAGAATGGTTTAATATAAATACAATTCTTAGTCTATATTCATTATATTTATTTACACCTTATCGCTACGCTTACCCAACCTCCAATTAACCCTATCAATATCAAAATCCTCATAAAGCTGACTTCTACTCCAACGTTTCATATGCTCATGTTCCGGGTGAGCTGGATTCGCCATAATGTCAAGATACTCATCATATCCTAATTCTCCACCAACATCCTCCGGTGGTGCATTTCCCTCCCCAGCAAGGCAAATGGGATGGTTAACTTCATAGTCGTCGATCACCTTCTCTAACACAATTCGATGCTCCCAGTTATCTCCGAAATCATAGGTGTATATCATCTCAGCAGGAAGATAATCTGCAGGCTTTTCCCCTGATTCCATTTTTGTAGGGATGTCACTACTATAATGAAGAGTCTCTTCATGACAGACTAGTTTTACAATTGGAGTAGCCTTGTCTATTCCCTGCTTTTGATCAAGAGAAAATGGCTTTCCCTCAAAAATAGTAAACTCATGAAGATGGTAATCCTGCCAGCCAAATGCAATTTGTAGCGTATGATGCAATTCCGGAAACGTGATATGTTTTGGGACACTAATTCTACGCCAAACTTGATGATTTTCAAGTTGTAATTTTACGTGGAAAATAAATGCTTCTGTTTGAAAAATAGGTCCCTCTACAAGATTCCCCAAATCGCTATATAAATCTTCATTTGGTCTTGTATACTTATTGTTTCCCTCACCAACTATTAAACGACTCGTTTGTTTGTTTACAAAAGGCTGGTTAAGCAACTGCAGATTAAAATCTCCTTCATAAAAATAAACATGTTCACAAGCTTTATTTAACCTAGCTATAAATGACCGATTTTTCGTGGTGCTATAGGAGATATCCTTCGCCTGAATTAGATACTGCTCAATAACAGAATCATGAACACCCTCTGCCTGAAATGTTTCCTTTACAGCTCCTAAAATCAATTCATTAATCTTCTTAAAATCAGTTGCCTTTAGACCATGAAGCACAATCGTATATCGGTTACTATCATTCATTAGTACTAGTGTTTTTCTTCTGTTTACCGTAATTAAATTAGCATGCCAGGAGAAAAGGGTATTTTCTTCTACAGATAATGTTGGTTTTACCTTTAGTTCGGTTAAAAGTTTCTTGGTACCTTGAATTAGCATGATTTACCGCTCCTTGGAAACAGATGGACATTCTCGTCAGAGTTTCCTGTTTCCTTTATATGTTTTGTTCCTTCCAAGGTATATTAAATAGATAAAATGTACAAGTAGCTAATACAATTAAGTCTCATTTGAAGAAGGCTGTCAAATACTCTTCGACCTGTCCAAGAATGGTAACTGTATATTATTAGTGGAAGTACGAGGACAGTCACTGCGCTTCTGCAATAGTACCAATATATTTTTACATAATAACTTCTTCGAATAATAGGACAAATTACACACGTCATAGGATGTTCTAAGGGGGAACAAATATGACAACAAAAATTCATAACATATCCCTTTCTAAAATCAAGCCAATTGAAAACCTGCATGTATCTAAAGCATTTATAGATCGGATGAAAAAAAACGATAAAGACTTAGATGAATATGACTTACTTCTTGCTGTCGAGAAAGATCAGAATTTTGATTTTTATCACCTTGTAGGGGGGTTAGACCGGTATTATTTTTTGGTTAATTACACAAATCGAAAAGAAGCTCCCTGTATTATTGAAGAGGAGAGTGCTACTATTGGTAGCCGTAATTTGAAGTTGTTGAGAAGACTCTTTAATAGAGGGGATACTGGAAAGGAAAATAAACAAATTTTATTAAATCGTTTAAGTAAGGCAAATATAAAATTAGCTGAAATTATAAAGAAAACAGGGTTTACAGCCAGTAAGATTAGAAATGAATATGAATTTCATGAAAATGTAGTTACACAATTGATAACTGACCATACTGCGATTAAAACGGCCAATTGGATTATTGGACTAAAGCTAAAAAAAGAAACAGAAAAATTCCTATTAAAACGAGCTGGATTACCTCAAGAGGACCCACAGCGTCTTACCTATGAAAGCATGAAACTAATAAACCGATACCTCAAAGAAGATCGATATCGATTTGAACATTTATCACCACACCAGCAAGAGAAGGTTTTAAACCAAGCGATTAATTTTAAAGGTGTAATGGTAAAGTGGTTAAAGGGAATTGTTGATGATTATTACAAGGATGATTAATGAGATAAGCACGGGGACGGTTCCTACGATTCTGTGTTAAATTCCATATATGAGGATATTGGGTGTTTTGGGGCGGAATTAAAAATTATAAGTTTGAATCAATCATCAGATAAATATTTATGTGATGCAATATCACTAAAAATAGGATCATACTTTAAACTCAAAGAAAAACCTCTTTTCTATAGCCTTTGTATACGACTAAAAAAGAGGTTATTGATTATATATTTTTGTATGGGACCAATTCTTAAACATCATAGACATTCAGGTTTTACTTTTTACGTAATTCATTCTTCCCAAAAGCTTCTCTTAAGCGACGATTGGTTTCATCAAAGCGTTTTGCTTTTGCTTCAATGTACTTCTTATCAGCATTTTCAGAACCGGAGGCAACATGAATAATTTTGTCATCTTCATAACGTAATACCTTTGTGCTCATTGTTTAATCCCTCCTAGTAATTGTATTGCAAAATCACGGAAAAGTGCTGGTTCTGCCTCCATTATATCACGCATTATATCGTCTTTAAAGAGTTGCACGTTCTCTTCAGTCCAAAAAGAATCTACCGGGTAGTGAAAACAAATCACATAATTACCTGATTTTATGGCAAGATAAAATTGTCTTTTTTCTTGGCTATAGAATAATTCAGGAGTTATACTATTAAAAGCTTTCACAACATATGATGACATATCATCCAGTGTATA
This genomic stretch from Metabacillus sp. B2-18 harbors:
- a CDS encoding DNA sulfur modification protein DndB; its protein translation is MNEELRTKLKGIYFEQFGHELLVTEMPFKYLQSIFEVDSHVQRELDHRRRNAIKEYILNTVHEETFYFSPFVYSARRCLVREGDGWEIKPGSKLMILEGQHRSSALTSALRHLYVKKEALEEMPQGKQEEISSIDRAIQKLENFTVTMQIYLNLTTQDERQLFTDINTERKNAHSGLIMKYDQREQYVILVRNIANKLHHLLDIETELSRLSAQNSSITSLVIMRRCLLALFEGILTHKEGQPKLSYCNEEEMEPIAYKFFKVWAELFPKQGGNRFRYACGLSGVQIALAFVIYQLVSSHGYTYFQAIDELKKLKNVTTWKHDDSLFAPFYDQRKKRLNNHSTQQTIIKLTNTFLASLAEKGEKKLEC
- a CDS encoding plasmid pRiA4b ORF-3 family protein is translated as MLIQGTKKLLTELKVKPTLSVEENTLFSWHANLITVNRRKTLVLMNDSNRYTIVLHGLKATDFKKINELILGAVKETFQAEGVHDSVIEQYLIQAKDISYSTTKNRSFIARLNKACEHVYFYEGDFNLQLLNQPFVNKQTSRLIVGEGNNKYTRPNEDLYSDLGNLVEGPIFQTEAFIFHVKLQLENHQVWRRISVPKHITFPELHHTLQIAFGWQDYHLHEFTIFEGKPFSLDQKQGIDKATPIVKLVCHEETLHYSSDIPTKMESGEKPADYLPAEMIYTYDFGDNWEHRIVLEKVIDDYEVNHPICLAGEGNAPPEDVGGELGYDEYLDIMANPAHPEHEHMKRWSRSQLYEDFDIDRVNWRLGKRSDKV